The genomic window CGCATTTCCTAATTCCACGTGCGCCGTAGATGAACAACAAAACTAGTCGAGTTTCTACGTACAACATAACTAGTTAGCTTGGCAAGGTTCCTAGGTACATGATTCATAACCATGTGGAACGAATCTAGAAATCTTGATGAGTTTGTGACCATGACAGGATGGAAATTAAGACGTGAAAGGGAATTAAAAGGCAGGCAGCACAGACAAGTGACTAGAACAAAAAGCAAGTTATATTGCCAACCCAATGAAGTGCAGTAACATTGACGCTGATAGAGTATACCAATGGAGGGAAATTATGTGCAGCTTGTTCAAAAAGTaattacacattttctcaatttcGACAGCTATAGCTATTCTTTCGGTCATGGCATGCGTCATGATTGCTACAAAGATTGGCCGGATTAGCTGGTTTCCACTCAAATCAATCATATGAAAGCACTACAACAACCGTAGGGACAACATCCAAGAACTATTGGGTAACTACAGCTCGCTGGCTCCCAAGAGTGCAAACTCTCACACCTCACcccacaaaaaacaaaaaactctCACACCACAACAAAACCAAATCTTTTTATGACAGGTTGGTGACTATTACGTGGTATACAAGGAGACCTTGCCGGATGGCCACAATTTTATTGCCAAGTACCTTCATAACACGACCCCAAACAAAAAGGAATTTGCAAACATGATCATCAACATCAGAAGGATATGCCATGTCAGTGTTGTTCCTTTTCTTAGTTTCTGTTCGGACGGGTCAAGAGATCTGGCATCTAGGATTACATGCCTAATGGGTCACTTGATAGGTTCATCTACACAATAAATTCGAAATAAACTCTTACAACGGATAAACTATATTAGATTGTGATGGGCATCGAAAGACGTTTAGATTATCTTCACCAAGGGTGCAACACATGAATCATGCATTTCGACATTAAGCCAAAAAACATCTTCTTGGAACAGGACTTCGTCTAGCAAGCTGTGCAACCCCAAGGATAGCTACCTATTATACATGGTTGTCCAATGCATTCACCGAATGAATTGGAAGTGTGGCAAGGGTAGAACCAACCACCATCAACAGAAAACTATCAATTATATTTTTAAATATGAGAGTGTACTCATACTCTATTTCATAGACAATCATCGATTTTTTTTGCAATGACAATCATCGTAACTAATCACGAGTTTTCTTGTTGCAGCCGCTAAACGTAGCAAGTTGCACACAAGTGCCGCAGGTATCTTTCTCCATAGTTATTTTCCCGCAATTGCTTATAGAATAAGTTCAGTAACAACAAACTAGCTTATATCGTGCTCCCTTCGTTCTCCTCATATTTTGAGGTTGATCTTTGACCAACAAAATGTGGGCAATATGCCACACAATTATTACATTTGGAAAGAGTATAAATTTGTACTATTCATATATTTCTTGACATGTAAACCACATTTTCTTGATAAAATTAGTGGTCAAAGTTGAACCATGAAAAATTGGGCCTAGTAAagtaggacagaggtagtagtgcATATGACGATGGTGCCCAACATGTTCAAAAGTGGGAAGTTGCTGATCAATATAAGTTTTCCTGATCAGATAAGTAAACATTTAGGAGGATATGTTGGTTGTAACAAAAAACGCAGCCATCTGGTATTTTTATTCTAACTTACTTTTATATAGTTTGTTTTCACACTATTACATAATGATTTTTATTTTATGTATATCACTTTTGCTTGTGAACATAATTATGTGCAGCTTGTTCAAAAAATAATTACACGTTTATCTCAACTTCGACAGCTACGTCTATTGTTTCGGTCATGGCATGCGTCATGATTGCTACAAAGATTGGCGGGATTGACTAGTTTCTGCTCCAATCAATCATACGAAAGTAGTACAACAACCATAGGGGCAACATCCAAGAGGTACAAACTCTCACACGTCACCCCACAAAAATCAAAAAATCTTTCACACCTCAAGAAAATAACCAAATCTTTTTGTGACGGGTTGGTGACTATGCGTGGTATACAAGGGCACCCTGCCAGATGGCCACCATGTTGATGTGAAGTTCATTCATAACACGAGCGCAAACAAAAAAGGAATTTGTAAACATGATCATCGGCATTAGAAGAACATCACATGTCAGTGTTGTCCCTCTTCTTGGTTTCTATTTGGACGGTTCAAGAGATCTGGCATCTATTATTACATGCATAATGGATCATTGGATAGGTTCATCTCCACCATGAATTAGAAAGAAACCCTTGCGTGGGACAAACTGTATGAAATTGTGATGGGCATCGAGAGACGACGTCTAGAGTATCTTCACCAGAGGGCGCAACGCATGAATCATACATTTCGGCTTTGAGCCAAAAAAAACATCCTCCTAGAACAGGACTTTGTCTAGGAAGCTGTGCAACCCCAAGGATAGCTACCTATTGTCGATGGCTAGCATGCGGGGCACATTGAATTCATCGGGCCGAAGATTTTCTCATGCCGGTTCGAGGTTGTTTTGACAAAGTCAAACGTGTACAACTTCGGTGGATGTTTGTCGTCTGATGCACGGGCGGAGGCCTGTGCACAGGAAGGTTCCCGGCGCCATTGGCAGTATCCTTCGTTTATGGGCATGGGCCCATCCTTTGAAATATTGCACTTTAAACCAACTGAGTGTGACTCAACACTGTTTTTCTTACTCATTTCCTAATTCCACGTGCGGCGTAGATGAACAACGAAACTAGTCGAGTTTCTACGTACAACATAACTAGTTAGCTTGGCAAGGTTCCTAGGTACATGATTCACAACCATGTGGAACGAATCTAGGAATCTTGATGAGTTTGTGACCATGACAGGATGGAAATTAAGACGTGAAAGGGAATTAAAAGGCAGGTAGAACAGACAAGTGACTAGAACCCAAAGCAAGTTATATTGCCAACCCAATGTAGTGCAGTAACATTGACGCTAATAGAGTATACCAATGGAGGGAAATATACGGGTGCACATCGCTCGCTGCTAGTGTTGTGCAGTACATATGGACTGAGCTAGTACTGTACCATGGAGGGAGCTTGTCTATATATGAAGCCATAGCCAGCGCCCATGCATGTTCATTGAAGGATAAATCTATTAGTAGCATCCCACACTAGTGATAACAATGCCAATTCTTTTCTCACAAGAGCTGCTCATCTCCGTAGTGATCGTGCTGCTTGTTCCCCTCTACCTGTACCTCAGGGCTAGTTGTAGATCAAAGAACCCAGCAGTGCTCCCAACAAACTGGCCAATACTGCACATGTTCCCTTCCTTAGTGGCCAACATCCACAACATCCATGACTATGGCACCCTGGTCTTCGCTGGATCAGGCCACAACTTCAGGGCGCACAGCCCACCCGGGACTGGAATGCGATTCTTCGTCACATGCGACCCTAGGAACGTTCGACACATCTTTACAACCAACTACACCAATTTCCCCAAGGGCGCGGAGTTCGCTGCTATCTTCGACATCATGGGTGGCAGCCTCTTCACCATCGACGGCGAGCCGTGTCCTAGGCAGCGTGCCAAAGTCAAGGGCATGCTCAGCAATCCACGGTTCGTTGCTAGGATTGCGGCTTGCTGCCGTGACAAGGTGAAGAACATCCTGCTCCCTTTATTTACCCACATGGCGAGCACCGGCACCCCGTTCGACATGCAAGAAATGATGTCGAGGTTTATGTTTGACCTGGCTGCTATGGCTCTCTTCGGCGTGGACCCCGGCCTCCTATCCCCGGACATGCCACCCATGGACGCCGCAGTCGCCATGGATATAGTCAATTTCTCCGACACGTGATGCCGGCTTCTTGCTGGAAGTTGATGAAGCAGCTAAACATCGGCCCTGAGAGAAAGCTTCGCATGGCGCACAGGGTGCTACGAGGGTTCGTTGTGGagatgatgaagaggaggaagatcaACACATGTCATGTTGGTAACGACGAGGAACAAGATGGTGTGGATTTTGTGTCTTCGTTCCTCCATGACCCTGAGTATGCTGATGATGACTTGTTCCATGCTATGATGATTGGTTACATGGTCGCTGCAAGGGATACAGTTGGAACTACCCTTACATGGTTCTTCTACAACCTCGCCCAGAACCCTAAGATCGTGCCAATCATCCGCGATGAACTCTCACCCATTGCATCAAACAAAGTAGCGTCTAGGGTAGGTGCCATGGTGATCTTTGAACCGGACGAGACCAAATCTCTAGTGTATCTGAGAGCCGACTTGTACGAGACACTCAGGTTGTACCCACCGGCGCCAATCGAGCGCAAGACGGTGTCCGgcgatgatatcatgccaagtggCCACCAGGTGCAAGCCGGCGACACCATCTTTATTTCTCTCCACTCCATGGGTAGAATGGAGGGCTTGTGGGGTAAAGACTGCCTCGACTATAACCCAGATAGGTGGCTCTCGGATGATGGCAACAACCTGAAGTATGTACCATCTCACAAGTTTTTAGCCTTTAACTCAGGCCCGAGAATGTGCCTCGGAAAGGACATCGCTATTATGCAGATGAAGACTGTCCTCGCCACAATGGTGTGGAACTTTGATGTGCAAGCAGTGGAAGGGCAGAGCATTCAACCCAAGCCGTCTTGTATACTGGAGATGAAGAATGGGTTCATGGTTAAACTGAAGAAGCGAGAAATGTAACTTTATGCTCTCTATGCGTGTACATACTTAAGGGCCACTAGTAAAGTTTTACGCCGCACGAAATCACACTATTGTCGAATTATAAAGGCATCCATCCATCGCAATTTATGTTTCCTTTATGATAAATAGTGCTATTATTACTCTGTTGTATGGCATGGCATTGTATAAACGCATCAAACATAATCAAGCGGCACCAATTATTTGGGTTGTCGAGGTGGTTGGAAATTTATAACCACTTCTAGTAATTATCGGAGGATGTTGAAAATTTGAAACCAAGCCACGGCTGAACTTGTTTGAGGGCAAGCTACTTCTTGCACTTTATACATCCTAGAACTTCCTATTTTGATACTCCATCACCATCCAATGCAAAGCATTGTAGAAAGGGCGCTGGCCGGCTGGCCCAATAGTTGGGCTGGTCGCACCCGAGCAGCCGATGCAGCAGCTAGGGCCATCCGATCTGCACGCGAGCCCTTTGTTTCATCCCCTTCCCCTTGTGTCGTCTTTCTCTCAGAACATGAGACGCTCGCTGTCGACCGCCCCGCTCACAGCCATGGATTGCACCTCGTCGTTGTTGGTTTGCTTGCAACCTTGCCGTCGGTTCGCCGTTCGCGTCCCTCGCCATGGCCGCCTCGTCTTGCATCTCCTGGCCATGGACGCTGCTCCACTAGCGCTGTTCCTAGCACCGGTCGGCGTGGTTGTAGCGCGCGACGGACCCCATTGTTGCAGCATTGGGTTGCGCTGCCCCGTCGTCTCGCCGACAACGCTCGACGTGCGGGTGGCGTCCGTccgctgcctccctcgccgtcatctCCTGGACTCCACTGCTTCACCCACTATAACCATCGCGGCAAAACAAAAAGGTGGATCTAGCTTTAGTTGATGCCGGTTGCAGCTCATCGAGGCAGGACCAGCAGCATCCGTCGTCATCTCAACACCGCTTCCAGCTTTCCTAGGCAACGGTTCCAGCACCCGCATCGCATTGTTGCGGGTCCGCTAGTAGCCGGTTCCGGCAAAGAAAATCGTCTGCCAGGTCCGCCATGAAGGATGTAACAAATTCCCTTGGTCGCACCATTGCTTGTGAATGCAGCTCCGGTAGTAGTTGGTTCCAGCATTTTTACCTCTGGTTGTAGCTTTTGGCGACACAGGTTCCCCCAGGCAACGTATGCAGCTTCCAGCGACATTGGTTCCAGCATCTCCCCCATGCTTCCAGCAAACCTCATGGCCGCATGTAGCATCTAGACAGGCAGCTCAAGTGGGGAGCAAAAATCATGCGCTGGGTGGAGTCACGGAGGTCGCTGAGACAAGGGAAGAAAGCCATggatccgaaaatacttgtcatcaaaatgaataaaaggagatgtatctagacgtattctAATTCtaaatacatccctttttatccattatgatgacaagtattttcagataGAGGGAGTACATAGATACAAAACTTGGCTGACTAGGGACGAAACTGCAAGTGCCTCGCTCTGAAAAAAAAAATTAGTCAGAGGACACGTCAATCACTTGTTCTTCTCCTTTGGCAGGTGTAGGTGTAGCACCATAACAGGCAAAGTAGCCGACAAGGCTCAAGCAAAAAAACATTGCAGTAGATAACAAGAGATATTATCAACCGGTGAAACAAACACATCTCAAGAAACAACCTTCTCCAGTTACATGACCTTCCTGATCGATCCAGTACACATTGCAGCCAACTCATGTGATTCTTCACTCAAAAAACACCCACCCTCTAGGGCAGTTTCTGTTAAAAGCTACAAAGGGGTTGTGGCAGATAGGTCGCACCCCTACTCTTCCTTGATGGCGCCCTTGTCGCTGACGTAGATACCGTCCAAGAACTTCCTGATGTCCTTGTTCTTCACGTGGCATTTCTGGTTGGAGCAAAAAACAGAACATTAATGGCCAGCATAGAGATGAAAGTCACTGCAATATCAAGATACAGCACATGCTGCGACTGCAACACTTGTATAAGTAATAGTTCATTCATTCAGACAATACATGCAAATGCTTCACTTAAATACTAGTGGGTGTTCCAGTGAAACAAATCGCATCGACAGAACTAAACAGTCAGGTTCATCTAAAACTATAATACAGCAACAATTCATGAGATGCATATACAATATCTCATACAGAATAGGGTTCACAGTCAAACGAATATGCGAGTTTACAGTATAGATGCACATAGGCAAGGACTCTAACCTGGTTGATCAAGGCAGCAGAGCGAGAGACGAGCTCGATGTCGTTGCCATCCAGGACGATCTCATCCTTGACCTTCTCAGACCGCAGGATCGTCACACCGTCAAGCATGTCGACTTTCCTTACCTGCTCAAGGAAAGGGATAATCTCAGTACATTTCATATATGACTCAAGTAACACACATAAAAGCATCAAAACAGATGAAAGCCACACAGGACATCGCAGACACACAATGCCAAGAGTGGCACTTGCTTCTCTAGAGTATACCATACTAAGATTCAATGAGGCTAACAGCACTATGAGCCAATTACGATATGGGGAATGGCACCACTACTACAGTAGTGATAGTGACCCCTGTTCTAGGAATATCAGCATGGAGTCATCAAACATCTCAGCTTCTCAAGTAAGGCTGTGATCCCAGCCCTATGTGAACAGATTGCATTAGCATGAACAGTGCATTTTAAGACTCTAAGAACTCACAAGAACCATTCATTTCTAAGTAGAGTTCCCCAATTTACACCAGTGTCATGGTAGGTAAAAAGCTACACAAATCACATAAACAGAATGATATGTGAACAGAGATTCTACTGCCTAGAAAGAACTCCCAATTCATCAGCAATCACTAATAAACCAGGCATCTGATGAATGGAACACTACACTATCAGGCAATTAAACACCTAAATCAGAAAAAAAAAAGATACCTTCTTCTCTCCGAGGAAGTTTCTGATCTCGATGCCACGGTTGGCGGCGGTGATGGAGGCGTTGATGGGGAAGTGGGCGTACACGAAGCGCATCTTGTAGCGGAAGCCCTTGGTGACCCCCGTGATGAGGTTCTGGACGTGGGAGATGGCGGTGCGGATGGCTGCCATGGTCTTGCGGGTGCCGAACCAGGCGTCCACCTTGAGCTTCCGGCCGCCCTCCTGCAGCTGGAAGTCGAGGTTGAGGTGCTTGAAGTTGCGGGTCAGCGTCCCCCGCGGCCCCGTCACCGAGATCATCTTCGCCGACACCTTCACCGTCACCTCCTCCGGGATCTCCATCGTCTCTGACGCCAGGATCGTCTTCATCTTCGCACGCCGGGTTTGCTCTGGtcgcttcctcttcttcttcctcgacggcggcggcggcggctgtgctgggctctgcgggcggcggcggcgaggcgaaggaAGAAGTGAGATCTTATATAGCTGGCGTCGCTAGGGTTTTCTGTCTGTGGGCTGTGGGCTGTGGCAGAGATGAGAGGGAATGGGGGGTGGCCCTGGTTTGGCCCAATACTCCTCTTTTTTTTCCATCCCGTTTACGACACTTGACAGCATGTGCGCGAATCAATCTGCGGCGGCCCAACATCAGttactgttcttcttcttcttcttcttcttcttcttcttcttcttcttcttcttcggaatATATGTTAGTGTCACCAAGGTCGTCTTGGTCTAGCGTTATGTTAATGCGACCAAGATGCCTGCATTAACGTCTGTCTGCCTAGATATGCCTTGTCGGTATACTTGGTGGGATTGCCGATCTCCGTCATAGCTCCCGATATTTGGAGCTACTTCAACAGTTGGATTTCAATCTTGCCCATTTGTAAGTGCTTTGAAGTTGCGGGTCAGCATTCCAAGCGGCCCCgtcaccatgatcatcttcgtcgaCACCTTCACGGTGTCCTCCTCCAGGATCTTCGTCGCTCCGACGCCATAATGGTCTTCCTCTTCGCTCgacgctcctcttcctcctcagcaacgGTAGAGTAGTGTGGCGGTTTGTGCTGGGCTAtgcgggcggcggcgatggagtggTGTGGCGGTTGTGCTGGGATGTACGGGCGGCAACAATGGCACACAAGGTGAATAGATATTCATATAACGTGGGGTCACTGCGGTTGTGGCTCGCAGGAGAGGAAATTGGTGGTTATGGGCTAGAAATGGGCCCATTTTGAACCAAACGTCCTTTTTGTTTCTGTGCTTCATCTCGCAagatcactaattaaggagtacttctTTCAAAGATCACTCCCACATCCTCGGGTTGCGACAAGTGGCccactgcatgtgcgccacttgttgtAACATGtgagtttttttccttttttcgtagataTTCAagacattttatctcttaaatcgcGCGTCCAAATCTTAAACCATTTTCACCCATGGATTCCTCGCGTCAAGGTCTTCAAAATTAGATCCCGTGTttataggttttgacgaactttttttcacgaaaaaaccggacaaaaaacACGAAGTGCGAGCACGTTTTTTTACCTTTGCaaaagaggcacggtcgtgcctctcatgGAATCAAATTCGTGCCTCGCGGAAgggaaagaaaaaaggaaacatTTTTTCTCGTTTCCAGGAGGCACGGTTGTGCCCCCCGTGAAAGCAAATCCATGCCTCTCACGGGAGGAAAGAAACATGTTGTTCTTGTTTTTCGAACGGCATGGTTGTGCCTctcacgaaaaagaaaaaaaatgcggttttttccttttccgagaggcacggccgtgcctcttgcgaaagaaaaaacatgtttttttgcaaaaataataaTTGTCATTTCATTTCGttcaaaagctaagaaagaccgatggaaaaacaaaaagacaaaaaaatccagaaaaaaccGTCTAAAAAAGCTGAAAAAGCATGCGAAAAAAATCCGAAGAAAACGCCCAGAGCGCGACATGTAGCGACGGCTGAGGGTGCGCCAAGTCCAAGTGATCGTTTGGTAGCTTCCAAAGGTGCGGTCTTCAATTAGTTGCTTCCTTCATCTCGTTTTACACTTTGTAACATTACGTAGATCAATCTGCTATGCCCCAACAACATTTATTGTCTCTTTTCTTTTGTAGTAAAAAGACCCGTAAATCCGGCAGATCGGGCGGCAAACATAACTAGCATCGCCCATGGGTGGGCCGACTCAGTATGTGGCAGCGCGTACTGCCGTTCGCTAGTTCGTTTTTTCTGTTCATTTTTTCtgttgttttttatttttcttgtctGGTTTTCATTAATACATGGTGTATTTTCAGAATTCTGATATTTAtttaaatttttaaaaaaaattcgaaATTCCAAAAAAATTTCCAGATTAAAAAATGTTTACATATTTTAAAAAATCATGTTTCAAATAAATGTGCATAATTTAGAAAAATGTCatgttttttaaaaaaatgttaatgtttTAGAAATTTTTAATGTTTTTTCAAATTTGCTCAAGTTTTTTTTTCTCATCTTCtgctattttttcctttttccttttttttctcgaaAATATCAAAAAATGTCCGTGATTTCATAGAATTTTTTTATAATTCAAAAAATAGTCActcaatttgaaaaatgttcgtatTTTCAAATTACATTTCAAAATATATTCTCGTTTTTAAATAATGACATATTAAAAAACTGGTGTGTTTTCAAATGTTGTTCATGGTTAAAAAATGTTCTCGTTTAagatttgttcacaatttcaagaAATGCTCATATATTTGAAAAACAAATCGTTATTTtctagtttttttagtttttttagtttttattaAATTGAAATTTGCAATTTTACTCAAAATTTGGAATTAGTTCATAATTTAAACTACGTTCACTTTTCAAAAGAGAAAGGTGATCACAATTTTCCAAGGAATGGTCGAAAATTTTCAATTTCTTTGGATCTGTCGCTCGGTTAGTTCTTTAATGTTCGTGTGGCCTATTAATCACTAACACTCAGCGGCTCAAGTGGTAA from Triticum aestivum cultivar Chinese Spring chromosome 3B, IWGSC CS RefSeq v2.1, whole genome shotgun sequence includes these protein-coding regions:
- the LOC123064314 gene encoding 60S ribosomal protein L9, yielding MKTILASETMEIPEEVTVKVSAKMISVTGPRGTLTRNFKHLNLDFQLQEGGRKLKVDAWFGTRKTMAAIRTAISHVQNLITGVTKGFRYKMRFVYAHFPINASITAANRGIEIRNFLGEKKVRKVDMLDGVTILRSEKVKDEIVLDGNDIELVSRSAALINQKCHVKNKDIRKFLDGIYVSDKGAIKEE